From a single Rosa rugosa chromosome 7, drRosRugo1.1, whole genome shotgun sequence genomic region:
- the LOC133722714 gene encoding probable pectinesterase/pectinesterase inhibitor 21, which yields MAYGESSSSKKRFAIIGISSTLLIALVVAATVSVGLKTTTHDNGSRTSVKSHEISASMKAIISICQPTNYKQECVNSLLSASGNTTDPKKLIQVGFQVAMKQISVAAKNSTLLQQLEKDPRATKALDTCKELLGLAVTELKQAFDRLGSDFDITEIDTMIMDLKVWISATVTYQETCLDAFENSTSDAGEKMKMILKSSMHLSSNSLAMVSTISSFLSGVDHKGLSRQLLVDDGLPVLGHEDFELPDDFNNLNDLNNTWYWPGFRKLLAAASRADVYKVNKAANIIVATDGSGKYKTINEALHHVPKHSNMTFVIYIKEGVYNELVHITKAMTNLMLIGDGANKTRITGNLNFVDGTPTYKTATVAVHGAHFMAKDIGFDNSAGPDKHQAVAIRVSADEAIFYRCAFDGYQDTLYTHVQRQFYRDCTISGTIDFVFGDAAAVFQNCTFVVRKPMPNQSCIVTAQGRKERRQPTGIIIINSRFTSDAAYYPLRHENKAYLGRPWKEYSRTIIMESYIDDFIRPQGWLPWEADFGLKTCFYAEYNNRGPGASKAKRVTWHGIKNITPQHALDFTPGRFFKGDRWVRLSGVPYFPGLTA from the exons ATGGCGTACGGGGAATCAAGTAGCTCAAAAAAAAGGTTTGCCATTATTGGCATCTCTTCGACACTATTAATAGCACTAGTGGTGGCCGCGACTGTTAGTGTTGGCCTAAAAACCACTACCCATGACAACGGCAGCAGGACTTCCGTCAAGTCACATGAGATATCTGCCTCCATGAAAGCCATCATTTCCATTTGCCAGCCCACCAACTACAAACAAGAATGTGTGAATAGCCTCCTATCCGCATCTGGAAACACCACCGACCCAAAAAAGCTCATTCAGGTTGGATTCCAAGTTGCAATGAAACAAATCTCCGTGGCCGCGAAGAACTCCACTCTCTTGCAACAGCTTGAGAAGGACCCTAGAGCTACCAAGGCCCTTGACACATGCAAAGAACTCTTGGGATTGGCTGTTACCGAGCTCAAGCAAGCTTTCGACAGATTGGGTAGTGACTTTGACATCACTGAAATTGATACAATGATCATGGATTTGAAAGTCTGGATAAGCGCTACTGTCACATACCAAGAGACATGCTTGGACGCATTTGAGAATAGTACTAGTGATGCCggtgagaagatgaagatgatatTGAAGAGCTCCATGCATTTGAGCAGCAATTCCCTTGCCATGGTCTCCACAATCTCTTCATTCCTCAGTGGCGTAGACCACAAAGGCCTAAGCCGCCAGCTCCTTGTGGATGATGGCCTCCCTGTTCTTGGTCACGAGGATTTTGAACTTCCTGATGATTTTAATAATCTTAATGATCTTAATAATACATGGTATTGGCCTGGATTCAGGAAACTCCTTGCTGCTGCTAGTAGAGCTGATGTATACAAAGTTAATAAGGCCGCGAACATTATAGTGGCCACGGATGGAAGTGGAAAGTACAAGACCATCAATGAGGCCCTACATCATGTACCTAAGCATAGCAACATGACCTTTGTCATCTACATCAAGGAAGGTGTCTACAATGAGCTTGTCCACATTACCAAGGCCATGACCAATCTGATGCTGATCGGAGACGGTGCTAATAAGACCAGAATCACCGGAAACTTGAACTTCGTAGACGGCACCCCTACCTACAAAACCGCTACAGTTG CGGTCCATGGAGCTCACTTCATGGCTAAGGATATTGGGTTTGACAACTCAGCCGGTCCAGACAAACATCAAGCTGTGGCAATTAGGGTGAGTGCCGATGAGGCAATCTTCTATAGGTGTGCGTTTGATGGCTACCAAGACACACTTTACACACATGTCCAACGCCAATTCTACCGCGACTGCACCATCTCCGGTACCATTGACTTTGTTTTCGGTGATGCTGCCGCCGTTTTCCAAAACTGCACTTTTGTGGTGCGCAAGCCAATGCCAAACCAGTCTTGCATTGTCACAGCTCAAGGCCGGAAAGAGAGGCGCCAGCCAACTGGAATCATCATTATAAACAGCAGATTTACCTCTGATGCCGCATACTACCCTCTGAGGCATGAAAACAAGGCATATCTTGGCCGTCCATGGAAGGAGTACTCGAGGACCATCATCATGGAGTCTTACATTGATGACTTCATTCGGCCACAAGGTTGGTTACCCTGGGAGGCCGATTTTGGGCTCAAGACATGCTTCTATGCTGAGTACAACAATCGTGGCCCTGGTGCTAGCAAGGCGAAGCGTGTGACATGGCACGGTATCAAGAACATTACGCCGCAGCATGCTTTGGATTTCACACCCGGCAGGTTCTTTAAGGGTGATCGATGGGTTAGGCTATCTGGAGTGCCTTATTTTCCTGGCCTCACTGCTTGA
- the LOC133719729 gene encoding cyclic phosphodiesterase-like isoform X2 produces MRIPADEVNSTIQNAQRKHTYTVWGIPPDHIVQRIKKIMEPLRAEFGGPEIEPHITAVGSVLLTHDYAVKQFINGCENIEPYTCEVDQVVTRKFYYQPVSLLFHPCPWVGHFGGYLHRCNSHMPHLSLLYGNLTEEERKRALEKVTELDDSIASLKFTISHLVLYKTHNEARDQHSWEKVMEYNLRQRN; encoded by the exons ATGCGGATTCCCGCCG ACGAAGTCAATAGCACAATCCAAAATGCACAAAGAAAACACACGTATACGGTGTGGGGCATTCCACCAGATCACATCGTACAAAGGATCAAGAAGATAATGGAGCCCCTCCGAGCTGAGTTTGGTGGGCCCGAGATAGAGCCCCACATTACCGCCGTAGGGTCTGTCCTTTTGACGCATGACTACGCGGTCAAACAATTTATAAATGGTTGTGAAAATATAGAACCCTACACTTGTGAAGTTGATCAGGTGGTTACTCGCAAATTCTACTACCAACCTGTCTCCCTCCTCTTTCATCCATGTCCATGG GTTGGACACTTTGGTGGTTATCTACATCGCTGTAATT CTCATATGCCGCACTTGAGCCTCCTTTATGGAAATTTGACAGaggaagaaaggaaaagagCTCTAGAAAAGGTTACTGAGCTGGACGACAGCATTGCTAGCCTCAAGTTCACCATAAGTCACCTTGTTTTGTACAAAACCCACAATGAAGCTAGAGATCAACATTCTTGGGAGAAGGTTATGGAATACAACCTCCGACAGCGCAATTAG
- the LOC133719729 gene encoding cyclic phosphodiesterase-like isoform X1: MRIPADEVNSTIQNAQRKHTYTVWGIPPDHIVQRIKKIMEPLRAEFGGPEIEPHITAVGSVLLTHDYAVKQFINGCENIEPYTCEVDQVVTRKFYYQPVSLLFHPCPWQVGHFGGYLHRCNSHMPHLSLLYGNLTEEERKRALEKVTELDDSIASLKFTISHLVLYKTHNEARDQHSWEKVMEYNLRQRN, encoded by the exons ATGCGGATTCCCGCCG ACGAAGTCAATAGCACAATCCAAAATGCACAAAGAAAACACACGTATACGGTGTGGGGCATTCCACCAGATCACATCGTACAAAGGATCAAGAAGATAATGGAGCCCCTCCGAGCTGAGTTTGGTGGGCCCGAGATAGAGCCCCACATTACCGCCGTAGGGTCTGTCCTTTTGACGCATGACTACGCGGTCAAACAATTTATAAATGGTTGTGAAAATATAGAACCCTACACTTGTGAAGTTGATCAGGTGGTTACTCGCAAATTCTACTACCAACCTGTCTCCCTCCTCTTTCATCCATGTCCATGG CAGGTTGGACACTTTGGTGGTTATCTACATCGCTGTAATT CTCATATGCCGCACTTGAGCCTCCTTTATGGAAATTTGACAGaggaagaaaggaaaagagCTCTAGAAAAGGTTACTGAGCTGGACGACAGCATTGCTAGCCTCAAGTTCACCATAAGTCACCTTGTTTTGTACAAAACCCACAATGAAGCTAGAGATCAACATTCTTGGGAGAAGGTTATGGAATACAACCTCCGACAGCGCAATTAG
- the LOC133720822 gene encoding LOW QUALITY PROTEIN: putative pectinesterase/pectinesterase inhibitor 22 (The sequence of the model RefSeq protein was modified relative to this genomic sequence to represent the inferred CDS: inserted 1 base in 1 codon) yields MDYLYPXEQPNPSIQSMLMQTCNQIENQSSCLTKVQAELQSIMGPDQSHQNAASVRNSILSAALRHTLNQAKSAVDMITKFNALSISYREQVAIEDCQELLDFSVSELAWSLGEMNRIRTGDKNVHYEGDLKAWLSAALSNQDTCLEGFEGTDRRLENFIRGSLKQVTQLIGNVLALYTQLHALPFKPPRDHSMNTLTIANKSSSPDHNFPAWMSEGDQELVKSSPHDQSGMHVDAVVATDGSGKYRSITEAVNEAPDHSSRRYIIYVKKGIYRENIDMKKKKTNIMFVGDGIGQTVVTGDRSFMQGWTTFRTATVAVSGKGFIARDMTFRNTAGPENHQGVALRVDSDQSAFFRCSMEGHQDTLYAHSLRQFYRECDIYGTIDFIFGNGAAVLQNCKIYTRVPLSLQKVTITAQGRKDPHQNTGFSIQDSYVFATQPTYLGRPWKPYSRTVFINTYMSGLVQPRGWLEWYGNFALGTLWYGEYRNYGPGASLSGRVKWPGYHIIQDANMASFFTVRRFIDGMAWLPATGVKFTVGLRN; encoded by the exons ATGGATTATCTATATC CGGAACAGCCAAATCCTTCCATTCAATCCATGCTTATGCAAACTTgcaaccaaattgaaaaccaaAGTTCATGCCTCACAAAAGTGCAAGCTGAGCTCCAAAGCATAATGGGGCCTGATCAAAGTCATCAAAACGCTGCTTCTGTAAGAAATTCAATCCTAAGTGCTGCGCTTAGGCACACACTTAATCAAGCGAAATCTGCAGTTGACATGATCACAAAGTTCAATGCTCTATCCATCAGTTACAGAGAACAAGTAGCTATTGAGGATTGCCAGGAGCTCCTTGATTTCTCTGTCTCTGAGTTGGCTTGGTCTTTAGGCGAGATGAACAGAATTCGGACAGGTGACAAAAATGTTCACTATGAAGGAGATCTAAAAGCTTGGCTGAGTGCTGCCCTTAGTAACCAAGATACATGCCTTGAAGGTTTCGAGGGAACTGATAGACGGCTCGAAAATTTCATAAGGGGAAGCTTGAAGCAAGTCACACAGCTCATTGGTAATGTCTTGGCCTTGTACACTCAATTACATGCTTTACCCTTTAAACCTCCAAGGGATCATAGTATGAATACTTTGACAATTGCGAATAAGAGTTCATCGCCGGATCATAATTTTCCGGCATGGATGAGTGAGGGTGATCAAGAGCTGGTTAAGTCAAGTCCACATGATCAATCAGGTATGCATGTAGATGCTGTTGTGGCAACAGATGGGAGTGGGAAGTACCGTTCAATCACAGAAGCTGTTAATGAAGCTCCAGACCACAGCAGCAGGAGGTACATAATATATGTGAAGAAGGGGATTTATAGAGAAAACATTgacatgaagaagaagaaaaccaatATCATGTTTGTAGGGGATGGAATTGGACAAACTGTGGTAACTGGTGACAGAAGTTTCATGCAAGGATGGACTACATTTAGAACTGCAACAGTTG CTGTATCCGGAAAGGGATTTATAGCAAGAGACATGACTTTTCGTAACACGGCCGGTCCTGAAAACCATCAAGGCGTGGCGCTTAGGGTTGACTCGGACCAATCTGCCTTCTTCCGATGCAGCATGGAGGGTCACCAAGACACACTGTATGCTCACTCTCTTCGCCAATTTTATCGTGAATGTGACATCTATGGTACCATAGACTtcatatttggcaatggtgccGCGGTGCTCCAAAATTGCAAAATCTACACTCGAGTCCCGCTATCACTACAAAAGGTCACCATCACGGCCCAGGGTCGGAAAGATCCGCATCAAAACACTGGATTTTCGATCCAAGATAGCTATGTTTTTGCTACTCAACCGACATATCTGGGGAGGCCGTGGAAGCCATACTCTAGGACAGTTTTTATCAACACTTACATGAGTGGTCTAGTGCAGCCTAGAGGGTGGCTTGAGTGGTATGGTAACTTTGCTTTGGGCACATTGTGGTACGGCGAGTATAGAAACTATGGGCCGGGTGCATCACTATCCGGACGGGTCAAGTGGCCAGGTTACCACATCATTCAGGATGCCAACATGGCTAGTTTCTTCACGGTTCGGCGATTTATTGATGGGATGGCTTGGTTGCCGGCCACAGGTGTTAAGTTTACAGTAGGTTTGAGAAACTAA